The segment TTCCCCCTGGCCGGAAGAAGCGAACCGCACCCTGACCGGCCATCTGGCTTCGTATCACTTCACGCCGACGGAAACCGCGCGTAATAACCTCCTGCGTGAGAATTTGCGCGGGGACCGCATGTTTGTGACCGGCAATACGGTCATTGATGCCCTTTTCTGGGTCCGCGATCGGGTGCTGAGCGATGAGACGCTCAGAAACAGCCTGACCGCGCGCTATCCCTTCCTGGAAGCCGGTAAGAAGATGATTCTGGTTACTGGCCACCGGCGGGAGAGCTTCGGCGGCGGATTCGAGCGAATTTGCAGCGCGCTGGCCGAGATCGCCCGGCTACATCCCGACGTACTCATCGTCTATCCGGTGCACCTGAACCCCAACGTCAGCGAGCCGGTCAATCGCATTCTGCGCGGCATTGATAACATCGTGCTGATCGAGCCGCAGGAGTACCTGCCCTTTGTGTGGCTGATGGTGCATGCCTGGCTTATCCTCACGGACTCAGGCGGCATCCAGGAAGAAGCCCCCTCGCTGGGCAAACCGGTTCTGGTGATGCGCGACACCACCGAGCGTCCGGAAGCGGTAGAGGCGGGCACGGTCAGACTGGTGGGAACTGACGTGCAGAAGATTGTCAGTGAAGTATC is part of the Erwinia sp. HDF1-3R genome and harbors:
- the wecB gene encoding UDP-N-acetylglucosamine 2-epimerase (non-hydrolyzing), which encodes MKVLTVFGTRPEAIKMAPLVHALAQDSEIEARLCVTAQHREMLDQVLKLFAIVPDYDLNIMRPGQALSEITSRILEGLKGVFDEFTPDVVLVHGDTTTTFAASLAAFYHRIPVGHVEAGLRTGDLYSPWPEEANRTLTGHLASYHFTPTETARNNLLRENLRGDRMFVTGNTVIDALFWVRDRVLSDETLRNSLTARYPFLEAGKKMILVTGHRRESFGGGFERICSALAEIARLHPDVLIVYPVHLNPNVSEPVNRILRGIDNIVLIEPQEYLPFVWLMVHAWLILTDSGGIQEEAPSLGKPVLVMRDTTERPEAVEAGTVRLVGTDVQKIVSEVSRLLTDELAYHSMSRAHNPYGDGQACQRIVQALKNNRVYL